In one Tindallia californiensis genomic region, the following are encoded:
- the pyrB gene encoding aspartate carbamoyltransferase → MNLEGRHLIDPRDLSVTELTELLDLGLKMYENPAIFADACHGKILGTLFYEPSTRTRLSFESAMLRLGGRVLGFSDAATSSASKGESLADTIRVLDDYADVLVMRHPREGAPRLAAEYSTAPVINGGDGGHQHPTQTLTDLLTLKKYLGKIENLKVAFCGDLLFGRTVHSLIKTLSRFPGMEFFLISPPELRIPYHLKEELLEEYEVKVTETSQLEDCITEIDLLYMTRIQKERFFNEEEYVKLKDSFILSREKLAPAKDSLLVLHPLPRVNEIQYDVDEDPRARYFDQAKMGVYIRMALICAVLGVKLPC, encoded by the coding sequence TTGAATCTAGAAGGAAGACACCTGATTGATCCCCGTGATTTAAGCGTAACTGAATTAACTGAATTGCTAGACCTAGGCCTTAAGATGTATGAAAATCCTGCTATTTTTGCTGATGCTTGTCATGGTAAAATCCTAGGCACTTTATTTTATGAACCCAGCACTCGCACCAGGCTAAGCTTTGAATCCGCAATGCTTAGACTTGGCGGACGAGTACTGGGTTTTTCTGATGCCGCTACCAGTAGTGCTTCTAAAGGTGAAAGCTTAGCTGATACCATCCGGGTATTAGATGATTACGCTGACGTTTTAGTGATGAGGCATCCAAGAGAAGGTGCACCAAGACTGGCGGCAGAATACTCAACAGCACCGGTGATTAATGGAGGAGATGGTGGTCATCAACATCCTACCCAAACCCTGACCGACCTTCTTACCTTAAAGAAATATCTGGGCAAGATCGAAAACCTTAAAGTTGCCTTTTGCGGCGATCTTCTCTTTGGCCGCACAGTCCATTCCTTAATCAAAACTCTAAGTCGTTTTCCGGGTATGGAATTTTTTCTGATTTCGCCACCAGAACTTCGGATTCCTTACCACTTAAAAGAAGAACTGTTAGAAGAGTACGAAGTAAAGGTAACTGAAACCAGTCAACTGGAAGATTGCATTACAGAAATTGACCTTTTGTATATGACACGTATTCAAAAGGAACGTTTTTTCAATGAAGAAGAGTATGTAAAGTTAAAAGACAGCTTTATTCTTTCCAGAGAAAAACTGGCTCCTGCTAAAGATTCTTTACTGGTACTGCATCCACTGCCAAGGGTTAACGAGATTCAGTATGATGTAGATGAAGACCCTCGTGCCAGGTACTTCGATCAAGCGAAAATGGGTGTTTATATACGGATGGCATTAATATGTGCTGTGTTGGGGGTGAAGTTACCATGCTAG
- a CDS encoding PTS transporter subunit IIC has product MKEVKAFLAKKQVVFSLKRYGIEALGAMALGLFASLIVGLILNVLGEQLGIMILEEMGSLAMSMAGPAIGVAVAYGLKAPPLVLFTSAVTGMAGYEMGGPAGCFVAAVVGAEFGKLIAGETRVDIVVTPVTTMITGVLSGMFIGPVIGGLMVQLGALIMAITEIHPLPMGAFVAVIVGMTLTLPISSAALCIMLELSGMAAGAATVGCCCQMIGFAVSGYKDNGMGGLISQGLGTSMLQIPNIVRNPLIWMPPTFASAIIGPFSTTVFRMENVPTGAGMGTSGLVGQFGTVEAMGMSGDVLMKIGLLHFFLPAVVTYTIYKIMWQKGWIKDGDMKLEQK; this is encoded by the coding sequence ATGAAGGAAGTAAAAGCGTTTTTAGCAAAAAAACAGGTTGTTTTTTCCTTGAAACGATATGGAATAGAAGCATTAGGAGCGATGGCGCTTGGTTTGTTTGCATCATTGATTGTTGGTTTAATTCTTAACGTACTTGGTGAACAATTAGGTATTATGATTCTGGAAGAAATGGGTAGCCTTGCTATGAGCATGGCAGGACCGGCTATTGGCGTTGCTGTTGCCTATGGTTTGAAAGCACCGCCGTTGGTACTGTTTACGTCAGCCGTAACAGGGATGGCTGGTTATGAGATGGGTGGCCCAGCGGGTTGTTTTGTGGCAGCGGTTGTTGGAGCGGAATTTGGAAAATTGATTGCTGGAGAAACTCGAGTAGATATTGTGGTAACACCAGTTACTACCATGATTACAGGTGTATTAAGCGGTATGTTTATAGGACCTGTGATCGGAGGGTTGATGGTGCAGTTAGGAGCCCTTATCATGGCGATTACGGAAATTCATCCCTTACCCATGGGTGCTTTCGTAGCCGTAATTGTGGGGATGACATTAACGCTTCCTATTTCCAGTGCGGCTCTTTGTATTATGTTAGAACTTAGTGGTATGGCAGCCGGTGCAGCAACCGTAGGATGCTGTTGTCAGATGATCGGTTTTGCTGTTTCTGGCTATAAGGATAACGGGATGGGGGGCTTAATATCTCAGGGACTAGGAACATCTATGCTACAGATTCCCAACATTGTACGCAATCCCCTTATATGGATGCCGCCTACTTTTGCTTCAGCTATCATTGGTCCCTTTTCGACCACGGTTTTTCGCATGGAAAATGTGCCTACCGGCGCTGGCATGGGAACCAGCGGACTGGTCGGGCAATTCGGAACCGTGGAAGCCATGGGTATGAGTGGTGATGTGCTGATGAAAATAGGTCTTCTTCATTTTTTTCTTCCGGCGGTGGTGACTTATACCATCTACAAAATCATGTGGCAAAAGGGATGGATTAAGGATGGTGATATGAAACTGGAGCAAAAATAA
- a CDS encoding DUF3798 domain-containing protein, with the protein MRKTLALLLAMMMVFSLVGCGGSEPAAEPAEDGGETADAVEETSSNYKIGIMTGTVSQGEEEFRAAENMRDKYGDMIVLSTYPDRFMQEQETTITNMMAMASDPDVKAIVMVQAVPGAAAAIARVREIRDDILIVLGVPGEDPDVIADYGDVIIQTNDLARGPQIAQQAQEMGAEVLVHYSFPRHMSYEMLASRRDLMKEEAERIGLTFIEEDAPDPTGDAGVPGTQQFIMEDVPRKIEEFGKNTAFFGSNCAMMEPMIRQTVEHGALYPVQCCPSPYHALPAALGISVSEEQAGDLDYIITEIGNKCAEADMQGRVGTWSVPVNMMYVEAGVEYAIEYLEGNTDGKADAAVLTSIMSEIAGGDIELSNYEGYDHFFLYLGAPIIF; encoded by the coding sequence ATGAGAAAGACATTAGCACTGTTATTAGCAATGATGATGGTTTTTAGTCTTGTTGGATGTGGTGGTTCCGAGCCAGCGGCAGAACCGGCGGAGGATGGCGGGGAAACGGCTGATGCAGTAGAAGAAACGTCTTCTAATTACAAAATTGGTATTATGACAGGGACAGTTTCGCAAGGGGAAGAAGAATTCCGAGCAGCTGAAAACATGAGAGATAAATATGGTGATATGATTGTTTTATCGACCTACCCAGATCGGTTTATGCAGGAACAGGAAACGACCATCACTAATATGATGGCAATGGCTTCAGATCCTGATGTAAAAGCCATTGTAATGGTACAGGCTGTTCCGGGAGCGGCGGCAGCCATTGCTCGGGTAAGAGAAATCAGAGATGATATTCTGATTGTCTTAGGGGTACCTGGTGAAGATCCGGATGTTATTGCGGACTATGGGGATGTTATCATTCAGACCAATGACTTAGCAAGAGGCCCTCAAATTGCGCAACAAGCTCAGGAAATGGGCGCTGAAGTGCTGGTGCACTATTCTTTCCCAAGGCATATGTCTTACGAAATGCTGGCTTCCAGACGTGATTTGATGAAAGAAGAAGCGGAAAGAATTGGCTTAACTTTTATTGAAGAAGATGCTCCGGATCCAACCGGTGATGCTGGTGTTCCGGGAACGCAACAGTTTATTATGGAAGATGTGCCAAGAAAAATTGAAGAATTTGGAAAAAACACAGCTTTCTTTGGAAGTAACTGTGCGATGATGGAGCCAATGATCCGTCAGACCGTTGAGCATGGTGCCTTATATCCAGTGCAATGCTGTCCATCTCCTTACCACGCACTACCGGCAGCCCTTGGTATTTCAGTATCAGAAGAGCAAGCGGGAGATTTGGATTATATCATTACTGAAATAGGCAACAAATGTGCCGAAGCGGATATGCAAGGACGTGTAGGAACTTGGTCGGTACCAGTGAATATGATGTACGTAGAAGCTGGCGTTGAGTATGCTATTGAATATCTGGAAGGCAATACAGATGGTAAAGCGGATGCGGCTGTGTTAACTTCTATTATGAGCGAAATTGCTGGTGGCGATATCGAATTGTCTAATTATGAGGGATACGATCATTTCTTCTTATACTTAGGAGCACCAATTATTTTCTAA
- a CDS encoding sugar ABC transporter ATP-binding protein, with product MRNSEYVLEMKGIGKEYYGTRVLENINIELKPGEIHAVLGENGAGKSTLMNILFGMSVIHSTGGFEGHVLVDGEKVNIKSPVEAMHKGIGMVHQEFMLIPGYSITENIKLNREITNPSIVSRFMSKRLEVLNFDAMNKDARIALDKLGLNVEEWVRIAGLPVGYMQFVEIAREIDKKNLKVLVFDEPTAVLTENEAQRLLESMQLIASEGIAILFITHRLDEVKQISDRITVLRDGKHVVTKDTKDSDVMEMANLMVGREIKMDQNVVESQGEKKVKMSLRNVYVDMPGEEIKGVDLDIYEGEILGIGGLAGQGKIGLANGIMGLYQTEGEIILDGKPIKLTDPWESLERGLAFVSEDRRGIGLLLDTSIEMNIVVTAMKIQQQFLNQFGPFSQKNSKAIREHALKMIEELDVRCTGPEQPVKRLSGGNQQKVCIARALTLNPKVLFVSEPTRGIDVGAKKLVLDTLKKLNQEHGMTIIMTSSELAELRLISHRIAIVNEGKVEGTLPPNAADVDFGLMMAGEYHKVKKQGGGS from the coding sequence TTGAGAAATTCGGAATACGTTCTTGAAATGAAAGGCATTGGAAAAGAGTATTATGGCACACGGGTTTTGGAAAATATTAACATTGAGCTAAAACCTGGCGAAATCCATGCCGTACTGGGTGAAAATGGAGCAGGGAAATCCACCTTAATGAATATTTTGTTTGGAATGTCAGTAATTCATAGCACTGGTGGTTTTGAAGGGCACGTGCTGGTAGATGGGGAAAAAGTGAATATCAAATCGCCTGTGGAAGCTATGCATAAAGGCATAGGGATGGTTCATCAGGAATTTATGTTGATTCCGGGATATTCTATTACAGAGAACATCAAGTTGAACCGAGAAATAACTAATCCCAGTATCGTGAGCCGTTTTATGAGTAAGCGCCTGGAAGTATTAAACTTTGATGCGATGAATAAGGATGCTCGTATAGCTCTTGATAAACTGGGTCTTAACGTTGAAGAGTGGGTTCGAATTGCAGGGTTGCCGGTAGGCTACATGCAGTTTGTAGAGATTGCCAGAGAGATTGACAAAAAAAACCTAAAAGTCCTGGTTTTTGACGAACCTACAGCTGTATTGACAGAAAATGAAGCACAGAGACTACTAGAGTCCATGCAGCTTATCGCTTCGGAAGGAATTGCTATTTTATTTATTACTCACCGCCTGGACGAGGTAAAGCAGATTTCAGATCGCATCACAGTATTGAGAGATGGGAAACATGTAGTTACGAAGGATACAAAAGATAGCGATGTGATGGAAATGGCTAACTTGATGGTAGGCCGTGAGATCAAAATGGATCAGAATGTGGTGGAAAGTCAAGGAGAGAAAAAGGTTAAGATGTCACTTCGAAATGTCTATGTCGATATGCCGGGAGAAGAAATCAAAGGAGTAGACCTGGATATTTATGAAGGAGAAATTCTTGGGATAGGTGGTCTTGCCGGGCAGGGGAAAATTGGTCTGGCCAATGGAATCATGGGACTTTACCAGACAGAGGGAGAAATCATACTAGATGGGAAACCAATAAAGCTCACTGATCCCTGGGAATCTTTGGAGCGGGGGCTTGCCTTTGTATCGGAAGATCGGAGAGGCATTGGCTTGTTGTTGGATACGTCTATTGAAATGAACATTGTTGTGACAGCTATGAAAATTCAACAACAGTTTTTGAATCAGTTTGGGCCATTTTCACAAAAAAATAGCAAAGCGATTCGTGAACATGCCTTAAAAATGATTGAAGAGCTGGATGTTCGTTGTACAGGACCGGAACAGCCGGTAAAGCGGCTGAGTGGAGGTAATCAGCAAAAGGTATGCATTGCGAGAGCCCTTACGCTTAATCCAAAGGTTCTCTTTGTTTCAGAGCCTACTCGTGGAATTGATGTAGGTGCAAAGAAATTAGTGTTAGACACATTGAAAAAGCTTAACCAGGAACATGGAATGACCATTATCATGACTTCTAGTGAGTTAGCGGAACTTCGTCTTATTTCTCACCGAATTGCTATTGTGAATGAAGGAAAAGTGGAAGGAACTCTTCCGCCAAATGCTGCTGATGTTGATTTTGGACTGATGATGGCAGGAGAATATCATAAGGTGAAAAAGCAAGGAGGTGGAAGTTGA